One Pecten maximus chromosome 7, xPecMax1.1, whole genome shotgun sequence genomic window carries:
- the LOC117330494 gene encoding mucin-17-like isoform X2, producing MSPLTITKGMSPLTTTKGMSPLTTTKGMSPLTTTKGMSPLITTKGMSPLTTTKGMSPLTTTKGMSPLTTTKGTSPLTTTKGMSPLTTTKGMSPLTITKGMSPSHYHQRYVTPHYHQRYVTPHYHQRYVTPHYHQRYVTPHYHQRYVTPHYHQRYVTSHYHQRYVTPHYHQRYVTPHYHQRYVTPHYHQRYVTSLHPPKVCHPSLPPKVCHPSLPPKVCHHSLPPKVCHHSLPPKVCHPSLPPKVCHLLTPTKGMSPLTTTKGMSSLTTTKGTSPLTTTKGMSPLTTTKGMSSLTTTKCTSPLTTTKGMSPLTTTKGMSPLTTTKGMSPLTTTKGMSPLTTTKGTSPLTTTKGMSPLTTTKGMSPLTTTKGMSPLTTTKGMSPLSTTKDMSPLSTTKGTSPLSTTKGMSPLSTTKGMSPLTTTKGMSPLTTTKGISPPYTHQRYVTAHYHQRYVTPHYHQRYVTAHYHQRYVTSLHPPKVCHPSLPPKVCHPSLPPKVCHPSLPPKVCHPSLPPKVRHPSLPPKVCHRSLPPKVCHFLTPTKGMSPLTTTKGMSPLTTTKGMSPLTSTKGTSPLTTTKGMSPLTTTKGMSPLSTTKDMSPLSTTKGTSPLSTTKGMSPLTTTKGMSPLTTTKGMSPLTTTKCTSPLTTTKGMFTYIVNI from the exons ATGTCACCCCTCACTATCACCAAAGGTATGTCACCCCTCACTACCACCAAAGGTATGTCACCCCTCACTACCACCAAAGGTATGTCACCCCTCACTACAACCAAAGGTATGTCACCCCTCATTACCACCAAAGGTATGTCACCCCTCACTACCACCAAAGGTATGTCGCCACTCACTACCACCAAAGGTATGTCACCCCTCACTACCACCAAAGGTACGTCACCCCTCACTACCACCAAAGGTATGTCACCCCTCACTACCACCAAAGGTATGTCACCCCTCACTATCACCAAAGGTATGTCACCCTCTCACTACCACCAAAGGTATGTCACCCCTCACTACCACCAAAGGTATGTCACCCCTCACTACCACCAAAGGTACGTCACCCCTCACTACCACCAAAGGTATGTCACCCCTCACTACCACCAAAGGTATGTCACCCCTCACTATCACCAAAGGTATGTCACCTCTCACTACCACCAAAGGTATGTCACCCCTCACTACCACCAAAGGTATGTCACCCCTCACTACCACCAAAGGTATGTCACCCCTCACTACCACCAAAGGTATGTCACCTCCTTACACCCACCAAAGGTATGTCACCCCTCACTACCACCAAAGGTATGTCACCCCTCACTACCACCAAAGGTATGTCACCACTCACTACCACCAAAGGTATGTCACCACTCACTACCACCAAAGGTATGTCACCCCTCACTACCACCAAAGGTATGTCACCTCCTTACACCCACCAAAGGTATGTCACCCCTCACTACCACCAAAGGTATGTCATCCCTCACTACCACCAAAGGTACGTCACCCCTCACTACCACCAAAGGTATGTCACCCCTCACTACCACCAAAGGTATGTCATCCCTCACTACCACCAAATGTACGTCACCCCTCACTACCACCAAAGGTATGTCACCCCTCACTACCACCAAAGGTATGTCACCCCTCACTACCACCAAAGGTATGTCACCCCTCACTACCACCAAAGGTATGTCACCCCTCACTACCACCAAAGGTACGTCACCCCTCACTACCACCAAAGGTATGTCACCCCTCACTACCACCAAAGGTATGTCACCACTCACTACCACCAAAGGTATGTCACCCCTCACTACCACCAAAGGTATGTCACCCCTCTCTACCACCAAAGATATGTCACCCCTCTCTACCACCAAAGGTACGTCACCCCTCTCTACCACCAAAGGTATGTCACCCCTCTCTACCACCAAAGGTATGTCACCCCTCACTACCACCAAAGGTATGTCACCCCTCACTACCACCAAAGGTATATCACCTCCTTACACCCACCAAAGGTATGTCACTGCTCACTACCACCAAAGGTACGTCACCCCTCACTACCACCAAAGGTATGTCACCGCTCACTACCACCAAAGGTATGTCACTTCCTTACACCCACCAAAGGTATGTCACCCCTCACTACCACCAAAGGTATGTCACCCCTCACTACCACCAAAGGTATGTCACCCCTCACTACCACCAAAGGTATGTCACCCCTCACTACCACCAAAGGTACGTCACCCCTCACTACCACCAAAG GTATGTCACCGCTCACTACCACCAAAGGTATGTCACTTCCTTACACCCACCAAAGGTATGTCACCCCTCACTACCACCAAAGGTATGTCACCCCTCACTACCACCAAAGGTATGTCACCCCTCACTTCCACCAAAGGTACGTCACCCCTCACTACCACCAAAGGTATGTCACCCCTCACTACCACCAAAGGTATGTCACCCCTCTCTACCACCAAAGATATGTCACCCCTCTCTACCACCAAAGGTACGTCACCCCTCTCTACCACCAAAGGTATGTCACCCCTCACTACCACCAAAGGTATGTCACCCCTCACTACCACCAAAGGTATGTCACCCCTCACTACCACCAAATGTACCTCACCCCTCACTACCACCAAAGGTATGTTTACTTATATAgttaatatttaa
- the LOC117330494 gene encoding mucin-17-like isoform X3, producing the protein MSPLTITKGMSPLTTTKGMSPLTTTKGMSPLTTTKGMSPLITTKGMSPLTTTKGMSPLTTTKGMSPLTTTKGTSPLTTTKGMSPLTTTKGMSPLTITKGMSPSHYHQRYVTPHYHQRYVTPHYHQRYVTPHYHQRYVTPHYHQRYVTPHYHQRYVTSHYHQRYVTPHYHQRYVTPHYHQRYVTPHYHQRYVTSLHPPKVCHPSLPPKVCHPSLPPKVCHHSLPPKVCHHSLPPKVCHPSLPPKVCHLLTPTKGMSPLTTTKGMSSLTTTKGTSPLTTTKGMSPLTTTKGMSSLTTTKCTSPLTTTKGMSPLTTTKGMSPLTTTKGMSPLTTTKGMSPLTTTKGTSPLTTTKGMSPLTTTKGMSPLTTTKGMSPLTTTKGMSPLSTTKDMSPLSTTKGTSPLSTTKGMSPLSTTKGMSPLTTTKGMSPLTTTKGISPPYTHQRYVTAHYHQRYVTPHYHQRYVTAHYHQRYVTSLHPPKVCHPSLPPKVCHPSLPPKVCHPSLPPKVCHPSLPPKVRHPSLPPKVCHRSLPPKVCHFLTPTKGMSPLTTTKGMSPLTTTKGMSPLTTTKCTSPLTTTKGMFTYIVNI; encoded by the exons ATGTCACCCCTCACTATCACCAAAGGTATGTCACCCCTCACTACCACCAAAGGTATGTCACCCCTCACTACCACCAAAGGTATGTCACCCCTCACTACAACCAAAGGTATGTCACCCCTCATTACCACCAAAGGTATGTCACCCCTCACTACCACCAAAGGTATGTCGCCACTCACTACCACCAAAGGTATGTCACCCCTCACTACCACCAAAGGTACGTCACCCCTCACTACCACCAAAGGTATGTCACCCCTCACTACCACCAAAGGTATGTCACCCCTCACTATCACCAAAGGTATGTCACCCTCTCACTACCACCAAAGGTATGTCACCCCTCACTACCACCAAAGGTATGTCACCCCTCACTACCACCAAAGGTACGTCACCCCTCACTACCACCAAAGGTATGTCACCCCTCACTACCACCAAAGGTATGTCACCCCTCACTATCACCAAAGGTATGTCACCTCTCACTACCACCAAAGGTATGTCACCCCTCACTACCACCAAAGGTATGTCACCCCTCACTACCACCAAAGGTATGTCACCCCTCACTACCACCAAAGGTATGTCACCTCCTTACACCCACCAAAGGTATGTCACCCCTCACTACCACCAAAGGTATGTCACCCCTCACTACCACCAAAGGTATGTCACCACTCACTACCACCAAAGGTATGTCACCACTCACTACCACCAAAGGTATGTCACCCCTCACTACCACCAAAGGTATGTCACCTCCTTACACCCACCAAAGGTATGTCACCCCTCACTACCACCAAAGGTATGTCATCCCTCACTACCACCAAAGGTACGTCACCCCTCACTACCACCAAAGGTATGTCACCCCTCACTACCACCAAAGGTATGTCATCCCTCACTACCACCAAATGTACGTCACCCCTCACTACCACCAAAGGTATGTCACCCCTCACTACCACCAAAGGTATGTCACCCCTCACTACCACCAAAGGTATGTCACCCCTCACTACCACCAAAGGTATGTCACCCCTCACTACCACCAAAGGTACGTCACCCCTCACTACCACCAAAGGTATGTCACCCCTCACTACCACCAAAGGTATGTCACCACTCACTACCACCAAAGGTATGTCACCCCTCACTACCACCAAAGGTATGTCACCCCTCTCTACCACCAAAGATATGTCACCCCTCTCTACCACCAAAGGTACGTCACCCCTCTCTACCACCAAAGGTATGTCACCCCTCTCTACCACCAAAGGTATGTCACCCCTCACTACCACCAAAGGTATGTCACCCCTCACTACCACCAAAGGTATATCACCTCCTTACACCCACCAAAGGTATGTCACTGCTCACTACCACCAAAGGTACGTCACCCCTCACTACCACCAAAGGTATGTCACCGCTCACTACCACCAAAGGTATGTCACTTCCTTACACCCACCAAAGGTATGTCACCCCTCACTACCACCAAAGGTATGTCACCCCTCACTACCACCAAAGGTATGTCACCCCTCACTACCACCAAAGGTATGTCACCCCTCACTACCACCAAAGGTACGTCACCCCTCACTACCACCAAAG GTATGTCACCGCTCACTACCACCAAAGGTATGTCACTTCCTTACACCCACCAAAG GTATGTCACCCCTCACTACCACCAAAGGTATGTCACCCCTCACTACCACCAAAGGTATGTCACCCCTCACTACCACCAAATGTACCTCACCCCTCACTACCACCAAAGGTATGTTTACTTATATAgttaatatttaa
- the LOC117330494 gene encoding mucin-17-like isoform X4 codes for MSPLTITKGMSPLTTTKGMSPLTTTKGMSPLTTTKGMSPLITTKGMSPLTTTKGMSPLTTTKGMSPLTTTKGTSPLTTTKGMSPLTTTKGMSPLTITKGMSPSHYHQRYVTPHYHQRYVTPHYHQRYVTPHYHQRYVTPHYHQRYVTPHYHQRYVTSHYHQRYVTPHYHQRYVTPHYHQRYVTPHYHQRYVTSLHPPKVCHPSLPPKVCHPSLPPKVCHHSLPPKVCHHSLPPKVCHPSLPPKVCHLLTPTKGMSPLTTTKGMSSLTTTKGTSPLTTTKGMSPLTTTKGMSSLTTTKCTSPLTTTKGMSPLTTTKGMSPLTTTKGMSPLTTTKGMSPLTTTKGTSPLTTTKGMSPLTTTKGMSPLTTTKGMSPLTTTKGMSPLTTTKGTSPLTTTKGMSPLTTTKDMSPLSTTKGTSPLSTTKGMSPLSTTKGMSPLTTTKGMSPLTTTKGISPPYTHQRYVTAHYHQRYVTPHYHQRYVTAHYHQRYVTSLHPPKVCHPSLPPKVCHPSLPPKVCHPSLPPNVPHPSLPPKVCLLI; via the exons ATGTCACCCCTCACTATCACCAAAGGTATGTCACCCCTCACTACCACCAAAGGTATGTCACCCCTCACTACCACCAAAGGTATGTCACCCCTCACTACAACCAAAGGTATGTCACCCCTCATTACCACCAAAGGTATGTCACCCCTCACTACCACCAAAGGTATGTCGCCACTCACTACCACCAAAGGTATGTCACCCCTCACTACCACCAAAGGTACGTCACCCCTCACTACCACCAAAGGTATGTCACCCCTCACTACCACCAAAGGTATGTCACCCCTCACTATCACCAAAGGTATGTCACCCTCTCACTACCACCAAAGGTATGTCACCCCTCACTACCACCAAAGGTATGTCACCCCTCACTACCACCAAAGGTACGTCACCCCTCACTACCACCAAAGGTATGTCACCCCTCACTACCACCAAAGGTATGTCACCCCTCACTATCACCAAAGGTATGTCACCTCTCACTACCACCAAAGGTATGTCACCCCTCACTACCACCAAAGGTATGTCACCCCTCACTACCACCAAAGGTATGTCACCCCTCACTACCACCAAAGGTATGTCACCTCCTTACACCCACCAAAGGTATGTCACCCCTCACTACCACCAAAGGTATGTCACCCCTCACTACCACCAAAGGTATGTCACCACTCACTACCACCAAAGGTATGTCACCACTCACTACCACCAAAGGTATGTCACCCCTCACTACCACCAAAGGTATGTCACCTCCTTACACCCACCAAAGGTATGTCACCCCTCACTACCACCAAAGGTATGTCATCCCTCACTACCACCAAAGGTACGTCACCCCTCACTACCACCAAAGGTATGTCACCCCTCACTACCACCAAAGGTATGTCATCCCTCACTACCACCAAATGTACGTCACCCCTCACTACCACCAAAGGTATGTCACCCCTCACTACCACCAAAGGTATGTCACCCCTCACTACCACCAAAGGTATGTCACCCCTCACTACCACCAAAGGTATGTCACCCCTCACTACCACCAAAGGTACGTCACCCCTCACTACCACCAAAG GTATGTCACCCCTCACTACCACCAAAGGTATGTCACCCCTCACTACCACCAAAGGTATGTCACCCCTCACTACCACCAAAGGTATGTCACCCCTCACTACCACCAAAGGTACGTCACCCCTCACTACCACCAAAGGTATGTCACCCCTCACTACCACCAAAGATATGTCACCCCTCTCTACCACCAAAGGTACGTCACCCCTCTCTACCACCAAAGGTATGTCACCCCTCTCTACCACCAAAGGTATGTCACCCCTCACTACCACCAAAGGTATGTCACCCCTCACTACCACCAAAGGTATATCACCTCCTTACACCCACCAAAGGTATGTCACTGCTCACTACCACCAAAGGTACGTCACCCCTCACTACCACCAAAGGTATGTCACCGCTCACTACCACCAAAGGTATGTCACTTCCTTACACCCACCAAAG GTATGTCACCCCTCACTACCACCAAAGGTATGTCACCCCTCACTACCACCAAAGGTATGTCACCCCTCACTACCACCAAATGTACCTCACCCCTCACTACCACCAAAGGTATGTTTACTTATATAg
- the LOC117330494 gene encoding mucin-17-like isoform X5, whose translation MSPLTITKGMSPLTTTKGMSPLTTTKGMSPLTTTKGMSPLITTKGMSPLTTTKGMSPLTTTKGMSPLTTTKGTSPLTTTKGMSPLTTTKGMSPLTITKGMSPSHYHQRYVTPHYHQRYVTPHYHQRYVTPHYHQRYVTPHYHQRYVTPHYHQRYVTSHYHQRYVTPHYHQRYVTPHYHQRYVTPHYHQRYVTSLHPPKVCHPSLPPKVCHPSLPPKVCHHSLPPKVCHHSLPPKVCHPSLPPKVCHLLTPTKGMSPLTTTKGMSSLTTTKGTSPLTTTKGMSPLTTTKGMSSLTTTKCTSPLTTTKGMSPLTTTKGMSPLTTTKGMSPLTTTKGMSPLTTTKGTSPLTTTKGMSPLTTTKGMSPLTTTKGMSPLTTTKGMSPLTTTKGTSPLTTTKGMSPLTTTKGMSLPYTHQRYVTPHYHQRYVTPHYHQRYVTPHFHQRYVTPHYHQRYVTPHYHQRYVTPLYHQRYVTPLYHQRYVTPLYHQRYVTPHYHQRYVTPHYHQRYVTPHYHQMYLTPHYHQRYVYLYS comes from the exons ATGTCACCCCTCACTATCACCAAAGGTATGTCACCCCTCACTACCACCAAAGGTATGTCACCCCTCACTACCACCAAAGGTATGTCACCCCTCACTACAACCAAAGGTATGTCACCCCTCATTACCACCAAAGGTATGTCACCCCTCACTACCACCAAAGGTATGTCGCCACTCACTACCACCAAAGGTATGTCACCCCTCACTACCACCAAAGGTACGTCACCCCTCACTACCACCAAAGGTATGTCACCCCTCACTACCACCAAAGGTATGTCACCCCTCACTATCACCAAAGGTATGTCACCCTCTCACTACCACCAAAGGTATGTCACCCCTCACTACCACCAAAGGTATGTCACCCCTCACTACCACCAAAGGTACGTCACCCCTCACTACCACCAAAGGTATGTCACCCCTCACTACCACCAAAGGTATGTCACCCCTCACTATCACCAAAGGTATGTCACCTCTCACTACCACCAAAGGTATGTCACCCCTCACTACCACCAAAGGTATGTCACCCCTCACTACCACCAAAGGTATGTCACCCCTCACTACCACCAAAGGTATGTCACCTCCTTACACCCACCAAAGGTATGTCACCCCTCACTACCACCAAAGGTATGTCACCCCTCACTACCACCAAAGGTATGTCACCACTCACTACCACCAAAGGTATGTCACCACTCACTACCACCAAAGGTATGTCACCCCTCACTACCACCAAAGGTATGTCACCTCCTTACACCCACCAAAGGTATGTCACCCCTCACTACCACCAAAGGTATGTCATCCCTCACTACCACCAAAGGTACGTCACCCCTCACTACCACCAAAGGTATGTCACCCCTCACTACCACCAAAGGTATGTCATCCCTCACTACCACCAAATGTACGTCACCCCTCACTACCACCAAAGGTATGTCACCCCTCACTACCACCAAAGGTATGTCACCCCTCACTACCACCAAAGGTATGTCACCCCTCACTACCACCAAAGGTATGTCACCCCTCACTACCACCAAAGGTACGTCACCCCTCACTACCACCAAAG GTATGTCACCCCTCACTACCACCAAAGGTATGTCACCCCTCACTACCACCAAAGGTATGTCACCCCTCACTACCACCAAAGGTATGTCACCCCTCACTACCACCAAAGGTACGTCACCCCTCACTACCACCAAAG GTATGTCACCGCTCACTACCACCAAAGGTATGTCACTTCCTTACACCCACCAAAGGTATGTCACCCCTCACTACCACCAAAGGTATGTCACCCCTCACTACCACCAAAGGTATGTCACCCCTCACTTCCACCAAAGGTACGTCACCCCTCACTACCACCAAAGGTATGTCACCCCTCACTACCACCAAAGGTATGTCACCCCTCTCTACCACCAAAGATATGTCACCCCTCTCTACCACCAAAGGTACGTCACCCCTCTCTACCACCAAAGGTATGTCACCCCTCACTACCACCAAAGGTATGTCACCCCTCACTACCACCAAAGGTATGTCACCCCTCACTACCACCAAATGTACCTCACCCCTCACTACCACCAAAGGTATGTTTACTTATATAgttaa
- the LOC117330494 gene encoding extensin-1-like isoform X1, which yields MSPLTITKGMSPLTTTKGMSPLTTTKGMSPLTTTKGMSPLITTKGMSPLTTTKGMSPLTTTKGMSPLTTTKGTSPLTTTKGMSPLTTTKGMSPLTITKGMSPSHYHQRYVTPHYHQRYVTPHYHQRYVTPHYHQRYVTPHYHQRYVTPHYHQRYVTSHYHQRYVTPHYHQRYVTPHYHQRYVTPHYHQRYVTSLHPPKVCHPSLPPKVCHPSLPPKVCHHSLPPKVCHHSLPPKVCHPSLPPKVCHLLTPTKGMSPLTTTKGMSSLTTTKGTSPLTTTKGMSPLTTTKGMSSLTTTKCTSPLTTTKGMSPLTTTKGMSPLTTTKGMSPLTTTKGMSPLTTTKGTSPLTTTKGMSPLTTTKGMSPLTTTKGMSPLTTTKGMSPLSTTKDMSPLSTTKGTSPLSTTKGMSPLSTTKGMSPLTTTKGMSPLTTTKGISPPYTHQRYVTAHYHQRYVTPHYHQRYVTAHYHQRYVTSLHPPKVCHPSLPPKVCHPSLPPKVCHPSLPPKVCHPSLPPKVRHPSLPPKVCHPSLPPKICHPSLPPKVRHPSLPPKVCHPSLPPKVCHPSLPPKVCHPSLPPKVYHLLTPTKGMSLLTTTKGTSPLTTTKGMSPLTTTKGMSLPYTHQRYVTPHYHQRYVTPHYHQRYVTPHYHQMYLTPHYHQRYVYLYS from the exons ATGTCACCCCTCACTATCACCAAAGGTATGTCACCCCTCACTACCACCAAAGGTATGTCACCCCTCACTACCACCAAAGGTATGTCACCCCTCACTACAACCAAAGGTATGTCACCCCTCATTACCACCAAAGGTATGTCACCCCTCACTACCACCAAAGGTATGTCGCCACTCACTACCACCAAAGGTATGTCACCCCTCACTACCACCAAAGGTACGTCACCCCTCACTACCACCAAAGGTATGTCACCCCTCACTACCACCAAAGGTATGTCACCCCTCACTATCACCAAAGGTATGTCACCCTCTCACTACCACCAAAGGTATGTCACCCCTCACTACCACCAAAGGTATGTCACCCCTCACTACCACCAAAGGTACGTCACCCCTCACTACCACCAAAGGTATGTCACCCCTCACTACCACCAAAGGTATGTCACCCCTCACTATCACCAAAGGTATGTCACCTCTCACTACCACCAAAGGTATGTCACCCCTCACTACCACCAAAGGTATGTCACCCCTCACTACCACCAAAGGTATGTCACCCCTCACTACCACCAAAGGTATGTCACCTCCTTACACCCACCAAAGGTATGTCACCCCTCACTACCACCAAAGGTATGTCACCCCTCACTACCACCAAAGGTATGTCACCACTCACTACCACCAAAGGTATGTCACCACTCACTACCACCAAAGGTATGTCACCCCTCACTACCACCAAAGGTATGTCACCTCCTTACACCCACCAAAGGTATGTCACCCCTCACTACCACCAAAGGTATGTCATCCCTCACTACCACCAAAGGTACGTCACCCCTCACTACCACCAAAGGTATGTCACCCCTCACTACCACCAAAGGTATGTCATCCCTCACTACCACCAAATGTACGTCACCCCTCACTACCACCAAAGGTATGTCACCCCTCACTACCACCAAAGGTATGTCACCCCTCACTACCACCAAAGGTATGTCACCCCTCACTACCACCAAAGGTATGTCACCCCTCACTACCACCAAAGGTACGTCACCCCTCACTACCACCAAAGGTATGTCACCCCTCACTACCACCAAAGGTATGTCACCACTCACTACCACCAAAGGTATGTCACCCCTCACTACCACCAAAGGTATGTCACCCCTCTCTACCACCAAAGATATGTCACCCCTCTCTACCACCAAAGGTACGTCACCCCTCTCTACCACCAAAGGTATGTCACCCCTCTCTACCACCAAAGGTATGTCACCCCTCACTACCACCAAAGGTATGTCACCCCTCACTACCACCAAAGGTATATCACCTCCTTACACCCACCAAAGGTATGTCACTGCTCACTACCACCAAAGGTACGTCACCCCTCACTACCACCAAAGGTATGTCACCGCTCACTACCACCAAAGGTATGTCACTTCCTTACACCCACCAAAGGTATGTCACCCCTCACTACCACCAAAGGTATGTCACCCCTCACTACCACCAAAGGTATGTCACCCCTCACTACCACCAAAGGTATGTCACCCCTCACTACCACCAAAGGTACGTCACCCCTCACTACCACCAAAGGTATGTCACCCCTCACTACCACCAAAGATATGTCACCCCTCTCTACCACCAAAGGTACGTCACCCCTCTCTACCACCAAAGGTATGTCACCCCTCTCTACCACCAAAGGTATGTCACCCCTCACTACCACCAAAGGTATGTCACCCCTCACTACCACCAAAGGTATATCACCTCCTTACACCCACCAAAGGTATGTCACTGCTCACTACCACCAAAGGTACGTCACCCCTCACTACCACCAAAGGTATGTCACCGCTCACTACCACCAAAGGTATGTCACTTCCTTACACCCACCAAAG GTATGTCACCCCTCACTACCACCAAAGGTATGTCACCCCTCACTACCACCAAAGGTATGTCACCCCTCACTACCACCAAATGTACCTCACCCCTCACTACCACCAAAGGTATGTTTACTTATATAgttaa
- the LOC117330494 gene encoding extensin-3-like isoform X7 yields the protein MSPLTTTKGMSPLTTTKGMSPLTTTKGMSPLTTTKGMSPLTTTKGMSPPYTHQRYVTPHYHQRYVIPHYHQRYVTPHYHQRYVTPHYHQRYVIPHYHQMYVTPHYHQRYVTPHYHQRYVTPHYHQRYVTPHYHQRYVTPHYHQRYVTPHYHQRYVTAHYHQRYVTSLHPPKVCHPSLPPKVCHPSLPPKVCHPSLPPKVCHPSLPPKVRHPSLPPKVCHPSLPPKICHPSLPPKVRHPSLPPKVCHPSLPPKVCHPSLPPKVCHPSLPPKVYHLLTPTKGMSLLTTTKGTSPLTTTKGMSPLTTTKGMSLPYTHQRYVTPHYHQRYVTPHYHQRYVTPHFHQRYVTPHYHQRYVTPHYHQRYVTPLYHQRYVTPLYHQRYVTPLYHQRYVTPHYHQRYVTPHYHQRYVTPHYHQMYLTPHYHQRYVYLYS from the exons ATGTCACCCCTCACTACCACCAAAGGTATGTCACCCCTCACTACCACCAAAGGTATGTCACCACTCACTACCACCAAAGGTATGTCACCACTCACTACCACCAAAGGTATGTCACCCCTCACTACCACCAAAGGTATGTCACCTCCTTACACCCACCAAAGGTATGTCACCCCTCACTACCACCAAAGGTATGTCATCCCTCACTACCACCAAAGGTACGTCACCCCTCACTACCACCAAAGGTATGTCACCCCTCACTACCACCAAAGGTATGTCATCCCTCACTACCACCAAATGTACGTCACCCCTCACTACCACCAAAGGTATGTCACCCCTCACTACCACCAAAGGTATGTCACCCCTCACTACCACCAAAGGTATGTCACCCCTCACTACCACCAAAGGTATGTCACCCCTCACTACCACCAAAGGTACGTCACCCCTCACTACCACCAAAG GTATGTCACCGCTCACTACCACCAAAGGTATGTCACTTCCTTACACCCACCAAAGGTATGTCACCCCTCACTACCACCAAAGGTATGTCACCCCTCACTACCACCAAAGGTATGTCACCCCTCACTACCACCAAAGGTATGTCACCCCTCACTACCACCAAAGGTACGTCACCCCTCACTACCACCAAAGGTATGTCACCCCTCACTACCACCAAAGATATGTCACCCCTCTCTACCACCAAAGGTACGTCACCCCTCTCTACCACCAAAGGTATGTCACCCCTCTCTACCACCAAAGGTATGTCACCCCTCACTACCACCAAAGGTATGTCACCCCTCACTACCACCAAAGGTATATCACCTCCTTACACCCACCAAAGGTATGTCACTGCTCACTACCACCAAAGGTACGTCACCCCTCACTACCACCAAAGGTATGTCACCGCTCACTACCACCAAAGGTATGTCACTTCCTTACACCCACCAAAGGTATGTCACCCCTCACTACCACCAAAGGTATGTCACCCCTCACTACCACCAAAGGTATGTCACCCCTCACTTCCACCAAAGGTACGTCACCCCTCACTACCACCAAAGGTATGTCACCCCTCACTACCACCAAAGGTATGTCACCCCTCTCTACCACCAAAGATATGTCACCCCTCTCTACCACCAAAGGTACGTCACCCCTCTCTACCACCAAAGGTATGTCACCCCTCACTACCACCAAAGGTATGTCACCCCTCACTACCACCAAAGGTATGTCACCCCTCACTACCACCAAATGTACCTCACCCCTCACTACCACCAAAGGTATGTTTACTTATATAgttaa